In Silene latifolia isolate original U9 population chromosome 3, ASM4854445v1, whole genome shotgun sequence, a single window of DNA contains:
- the LOC141647714 gene encoding uncharacterized protein LOC141647714, with protein sequence MAKSMRSKREKRLRALRREMVEPLYETKEAAKLAAQAAALAAPKLPVRTSNTTTTTSMDALPSSTTTTTTTTSAMDIEMVDGQTTGHLKPAGGVGKKMKKKLKLAKGKKRGKGKGKIRRTHI encoded by the exons ATGGCGAAATCAATGAGGTCAAAGAGAGAGAAGAGGTTGAGAGCACTAAGGAGAGAGATGGTTGAACCTTTATATGAAACTAAAGAGGCTGCTAAGCTTGCTGCTCAAGCCGCCGCTCTTGCCGCACCCAAACTCCCTGTTCGAACCTCCAATACCACTACTACCACCTCCATGGATGCTCTTCCTTcttctactactactactactactactacttccGCCATGG ATATTGAGATGGTTGATGGCCAAACAACCGGGCACCTAAAACCTGCTGGTGGAGTAGGTAAGaagatgaaaaagaaattgaagCTGGCGAAAGGGAAGAAACGTGGTAAGGGCAAAGGCAAGATCCGAAGAACACACATATAA